The following DNA comes from Halalkaliarchaeum sp. AArc-CO.
AACGTCCGGCCCGCCAGGGCGTACCCCGGCGTCGACGCGTTGCGTCCGGAGACGGACCTCGTGTTCCTTCGAGAGAACACCGAGGGCGTCTACGCCGGTCACGAGTCGCGGTTGACCGACGACGTCTCGACGCTCACCCGGGTGGTGACGAAGAGTGCCTCACGGCGGCTGGCAGAATACGCCTGCGAGTACGCCGGTGAAGAGGGCGTTACGGTCGCACACAAGGCGAACGTGATGCGGGAGACGGACGGACTGTTCCGCGATACGGTGCTCTCTGTCGCCGACGAGCAGGGTGTTCCGGCCGACACCGTGTTGATGGACGCTTTCGCGACCCACGTCTGTCTCGATCCCGCCCAGTTCGGCGTCGTCGTCTGTCCGAACCTCGCGGGCGACGTGCTCTCGGATCTGGCAGCGGGGCTCGTCGGCGGGTTGGGGCTGTTGCCGTCGGCGAACGTCGGCCCCGAACGCGGCGTCTTCGAACCCGTCCACGGCACCGCGCCCGACATCGCGGGCGAGGGGGTCGCGAACCCGACCGCCGCGCAGCTGTCGGCGGCGATGATGCTCGAGTTCCTCGGCCACGAGTCGGAGGCGGCCGCAGTGGAGGAGGCAGTCGAAGGCGTGCTCGCTGACGGACCACACACCCCGGATCTCGGCGGCTCCGCCTCGACGGACGAGGTGACACAGGCCGTGATCGACCGGTTGGCCTAGGCTGATTCGGCGTTATTGCAACGATACGTTCAGGCGATCCTGCAACCGCCGCAAATCACTCTGCGATCACGAGTATCTCCGTGTTGGAACGCTCGTCGGCGTAGTTCGATCCGGCGGGGGGTTTGATGTCGATCGTCAACGTTCCGTCGGGCTGGTTCGCCCGGAGTTCGGGATCGACTTCCACGGTCGCAACCCCATTTTCGTCCGTTTCGGCGTATGCGACGCCGTCGTGTTGGGCAGTCCCACCTCGGATTACCACCGTCGCGTCTGCGACTGGCGTTCCTTCGGGATCGATCACGGTCACCTCGATCGACTGCTCGCCCGGCGTGACGATCTCCGGCTCTGGTTGTGCGTCGAGTTCGGTGACTGCCAGTCCCTCTATCCCCGAGAGCATCCCCATCATGACGCTGAGCGAGGCGACGCCGACCACGAGCGCGATGACCAGTCGGACGGGTAACCCCTCGATCGCGCGCCGGTCCGCCAGAAACTGTCGGCCAGACTGTTCGTCGACACAGTGTCTGTCGGGGGTTCCGAGGGTGGATGAGCGCCGAGTCGGTGATGGATCCTGATCGGACATGACCCGTGATGGGTCCGGTTTCGTATTTGAAACCCCGGGCGGACACTTATATACAACTGCGCGACACACCTCCCCGTGCACGTTCTCGGACGTGACGGCGAAGAGAGCTCTCGCCCACGCGGCGGTGAAGAGAGTCCTCGGCCGACGGTGACACTCGGGCGATTCCTGGCCAGGGACGGGAGCACCGGTGCACCCGTCGAATTCGACATCGACACCCCCCATGCCGGTCTCGTCGTCGGAAAGCGGGGGAGTGGGAAGTCGTACACGCTCGGCGTGCTGGCGGAGGCGCTCGCGGAGACGCCGGGGGTGACGCCGATCGTTGCCGATCCGATGGGCGCCTTCCAGGGGTTGGCCGACGGTGCGACGGCCGATGTTCGGGCGAGGTTCGTTTCCGAGCCTCGAGTCCCGGCGGATTCGCTCCCGCCGCAAATCTGGCCGAAGCTGTTCGGGATCGGCCCGACCTCGGCGGCCGGGAGCCTGCTGTGGCGTGTCGCCGAGCAGCGATCCACGCTGGCGGACATGCTCGCGTCTGTCGACGGGGAAGCCGATCGAATCGCGGTCGATGCGCGCCCCGAAACCCGGCGTGCGGTTCGAAACTACCTCCGGCTCGCGGAGTCGTGGGGTGTGTTCGATCCCGACGGGCTGTCTCCGTCGGCGCTGCTGTCGTCGGATGCGACGGTTCTCGACCTGTCGGGGACGTCCGCCGCTCCGCTGGGGGTTCTCCTCCGGACGATCGCGACGGGACTGTACGAGACCTGTCTCGCGAGTCGCCCAGACCGGCTGCCGTGGCTCCTTCTGGACGAGGCACACGTCGCGTTCGACGGGATCGCCGGCCCGGCTCTGGAGACCCTTTCGACCCGCGGACGTACCCCGGGAGTGAGCTTCGTCGCCGCCACCCAGCGTCCGGGGACGTTGCCGTCCACCGTCGTTTCACAGGCGGACGTGATGATCGCACACGAACTCACCGCCGAGGACGACCTCGCGGCGTTGTCGGCTGCAGCTCCGACGTACCTCGCGGTCGACGTTCGGGAGAAACTCCCTCGAACGACCGGCACCGCGCTGGTGATCGACGACGCGACCGGAGGTGTCCACACCGTCTCGATCCGGAGACGACGGACCTCCCACAGAGGTGGCTCTCCCCGGGTGAGCGATTCCGAAGGCGACAGGTAAAGAAGGATCGCACACGTACTGAAGTCGATGAGTGAGCGGACACACGACCGATCGGACGTCCCGCCGGACGACCCGTCGGACGGCTCATCGGATATCCCGACCGACGGGTCGACGACCGCTGGAGACGAGTTCGTGGCTCCCGAGGAGTCGTCGCCGTCGCTTGAAGACCTCACGCTTCCCGAACGCGTACTGCTTGCGGCAATCCAGGATCCGGTTCGCGGGTTCGTCGTCGTCGCTCTGCTCCTGTTTGCGGTGTCGTTTCTGATCGCGCTCGCGTTCGTTTATCCGTTGGTCGCAGCCGGGTTCTTCCTGTTTTCCGCGATCGTTCTGCTCGCGTTCGTCGGATACGGGGTTCGACAGCTTCGGACTCGTGAAACCGAACGCAGTGACTGAGTCGAAGACTACCAACCACCCGGTTTGCGACGGCACTCCTTCTGTATTCCGCTCGAAAACACCGGCCAAGGGCCCCGGGTAGCAAAGACCTTATGACTACAATAATCGATCATTCACTATGGCCGTGGACGACACACAGACGAAGGCCGGCGATCGTGCATCATCCGGGACAGAGTGGGACGATCTCGATACGTCGTCAGCGGCGCTCGGGCACGACCGACCTGACGTGCCGGCGTACCGGAGGTTGGCGTCTGATCTCCGGGATCGGGTAGCCGGTGACGTCGCGTTCGACGAGTACGCACAGGTCCTGTACGCGAGCGACGGGAGTATCTACGAGGCGCGCCCCGCCGGGGTCGTCGTTCCGAAGTCGATCGACGACGTGCAGATTACTCTCGAAGTCGCCGCCGAACACGAGGTTCCTGTCCTTCCGCGTGGCGCTGGATCGTCTCTCGGCGGACAGACGGTCGGACCGGGCTGTGTCGTTCTGGATTTCACCCAGTACATGGACGAGATCGTGGAGATCGATCCCGAGAACCGACGCGCTGTCGTCGAGGCAGGCGTCGTTCAGGATCGCCTCGACGACAGGCTGGACGCACACGGACTGAAGTTCGCGCCGGACCCTGCCTCTTCGGGCCGGGCGACCGTCGTCGGTGGGATCGGAAACAACTCGACGGGTGCTCACTCCGTGCGGTACGGCATCACCGACGCCTACACGGAGGAACTAGACGTCGTTCTCGCCGACGGCTCCCTGATCCACACTCGGGAGGTGGTGCTCGACTCCCCCGAGTGGGAGGGGGTCACCGACGGC
Coding sequences within:
- a CDS encoding isocitrate/isopropylmalate family dehydrogenase; protein product: MTDEIVVVPGDGIGQEVVPAAIDVLEALDVEFTFRKADAGDTVKDATGEALPEETRQAVASADATLFGAAGETAADVILPLRRAVDSFVNVRPARAYPGVDALRPETDLVFLRENTEGVYAGHESRLTDDVSTLTRVVTKSASRRLAEYACEYAGEEGVTVAHKANVMRETDGLFRDTVLSVADEQGVPADTVLMDAFATHVCLDPAQFGVVVCPNLAGDVLSDLAAGLVGGLGLLPSANVGPERGVFEPVHGTAPDIAGEGVANPTAAQLSAAMMLEFLGHESEAAAVEEAVEGVLADGPHTPDLGGSASTDEVTQAVIDRLA
- a CDS encoding carboxypeptidase regulatory-like domain-containing protein produces the protein MSDQDPSPTRRSSTLGTPDRHCVDEQSGRQFLADRRAIEGLPVRLVIALVVGVASLSVMMGMLSGIEGLAVTELDAQPEPEIVTPGEQSIEVTVIDPEGTPVADATVVIRGGTAQHDGVAYAETDENGVATVEVDPELRANQPDGTLTIDIKPPAGSNYADERSNTEILVIAE
- a CDS encoding ATP-binding protein, coding for MHVLGRDGEESSRPRGGEESPRPTVTLGRFLARDGSTGAPVEFDIDTPHAGLVVGKRGSGKSYTLGVLAEALAETPGVTPIVADPMGAFQGLADGATADVRARFVSEPRVPADSLPPQIWPKLFGIGPTSAAGSLLWRVAEQRSTLADMLASVDGEADRIAVDARPETRRAVRNYLRLAESWGVFDPDGLSPSALLSSDATVLDLSGTSAAPLGVLLRTIATGLYETCLASRPDRLPWLLLDEAHVAFDGIAGPALETLSTRGRTPGVSFVAATQRPGTLPSTVVSQADVMIAHELTAEDDLAALSAAAPTYLAVDVREKLPRTTGTALVIDDATGGVHTVSIRRRRTSHRGGSPRVSDSEGDR